From the genome of Candidatus Delongbacteria bacterium, one region includes:
- a CDS encoding T9SS type A sorting domain-containing protein yields the protein MKKLITCLLLAILTIPLYSSLEWQEDGVPIRQGVNIEWSRASANLSDGTMIYVWSDTRNGERDLFAQKISSDGSKLWGTEGIRINGAIDRQEDPVVIETNDGGAIIAWVDFRNNIDGDIYAQRVTTNGDLLWAVDGVELCMADDVQISLNIVSDDNNGAYVIWEDARNSSTFDIYGTHITQNGTVADGWDNDGNSIVNYTGAQIGHSFRKDGNGGAVVVWIDERDASDKRIYAQRMSSDGSMLWGDNGKPLVSIPGDNNSVKLIKTAGDNFVVCYRDRTNDANGDIYAVKFDNNSNDLWGDRRVVYADSSLQEKPRIEAADGENVLVIWEDARNNPEKRDIFIQKLDADGNRLWDQQGIVISDAVNDQKNPRTSSDGNGGAWIVWEDMSVNDTPFGDVYLQHIDTNGNNLLVANGVPVCEEINLQSSPLVSLNGNHVFAIWSDQRTGSVGLNYSIYDTNGVAQIDDNEVYFGLSGDASEMNSIKISDNKIAVFWSDSRSSSLAVKNYFQFLNGDGSVDFIEGGLKVTEDFINDQTSPALAYNNYYDKIIVGWSEMRDNFNKSFIQFIDLNGNMILDPNGIRLSQDETAQTNIKVSVNKFTNDDDYYAAWTSNNGDLMNLIVLVKGQKIDRNGNLLWGDNGIIIGDRPGDDILREVVVSENFILYLWQAEAGTGSKIYAKLLDKNGNTVSGWDANGNEVCNAAGNQINSNVLALENDRFLIWWENYISGEGSDIFCQIFNSDGTTQFDLSGKAIATADSDQKNSKVIEKNGKIIIAWDDFRMGNVDVYAKALNTDIENLWSSGEKGVVVQSGDQMNVTVEDDGNGYVFFYQNSSGDSPDLYMQVIDYQGNILTPTGGVVVSDAIRNQENPQAINLNDKNTVVLFTDSRSSGKTDIYSIYASKFHNDFVSIEESTITDDFSLVWAYPNPFNPETNLNFSLKNSEKISIDIYNSNGQFVKNVLKDKQCQLSNSVRIDLSEMNSGLYFYKINSEKSSFTGKIVLMK from the coding sequence ATGAAAAAATTGATTACTTGTTTACTATTGGCAATTTTAACTATACCACTATATTCAAGTTTGGAATGGCAGGAAGATGGTGTTCCAATAAGACAAGGTGTAAATATTGAATGGAGCAGGGCATCAGCTAATCTATCAGACGGAACTATGATCTATGTATGGTCAGATACTAGAAATGGCGAAAGGGATCTTTTTGCTCAAAAAATCAGTTCTGATGGATCAAAACTTTGGGGTACTGAAGGGATTCGGATCAACGGAGCAATAGATAGACAAGAGGATCCTGTAGTTATTGAAACTAATGATGGTGGAGCAATCATTGCCTGGGTGGATTTTAGAAATAATATTGATGGTGATATTTATGCTCAACGTGTGACTACTAATGGAGATTTGTTATGGGCTGTAGATGGAGTTGAACTCTGTATGGCAGATGATGTCCAAATTTCATTGAATATAGTAAGTGATGATAATAATGGTGCCTACGTTATATGGGAAGATGCAAGAAATAGTTCAACTTTTGATATATATGGAACTCATATTACCCAAAATGGTACTGTTGCAGATGGATGGGATAATGATGGAAATTCTATTGTTAACTATACTGGTGCACAAATTGGTCACTCATTTCGTAAAGATGGAAATGGGGGAGCAGTAGTTGTTTGGATTGATGAAAGAGATGCCAGTGATAAAAGGATATATGCCCAGAGAATGAGTTCAGATGGCAGTATGCTCTGGGGCGATAATGGGAAACCACTGGTTTCAATTCCTGGTGACAATAATAGTGTGAAGCTAATTAAAACAGCAGGTGATAATTTTGTTGTTTGTTACAGAGACAGAACTAACGATGCCAATGGAGATATTTACGCTGTTAAGTTTGACAACAATAGCAACGATTTATGGGGTGATAGAAGAGTGGTTTATGCTGATTCTTCACTTCAAGAAAAGCCAAGAATTGAAGCTGCAGATGGAGAAAATGTTTTAGTAATTTGGGAAGATGCAAGAAATAATCCGGAGAAAAGAGATATATTTATCCAAAAACTTGATGCTGATGGTAATAGGCTATGGGATCAACAGGGCATTGTTATATCCGATGCAGTAAATGATCAAAAAAATCCTAGAACAAGTAGCGATGGTAATGGTGGTGCATGGATTGTTTGGGAAGATATGAGTGTAAATGATACACCTTTTGGTGACGTTTACCTTCAGCATATTGATACAAATGGGAATAATTTACTGGTTGCTAATGGTGTTCCAGTTTGTGAAGAGATTAATCTTCAAAGTTCTCCTTTAGTTAGTCTAAATGGAAATCATGTTTTTGCTATATGGTCTGACCAAAGGACTGGTTCTGTTGGATTAAATTATTCAATTTACGATACAAATGGTGTTGCTCAAATAGATGATAATGAGGTTTACTTCGGTTTAAGTGGTGATGCTTCTGAAATGAATAGTATTAAGATTAGTGATAATAAAATTGCTGTTTTTTGGAGTGATAGTAGAAGTTCAAGTCTTGCTGTAAAAAATTATTTTCAATTTTTAAATGGTGACGGTTCCGTTGATTTTATTGAAGGTGGGTTAAAAGTAACTGAAGATTTTATTAATGATCAAACTTCTCCTGCTTTAGCGTATAATAATTATTATGATAAAATAATAGTTGGTTGGAGTGAGATGAGAGACAACTTTAATAAAAGTTTTATTCAGTTTATAGACTTAAATGGTAATATGATTTTAGACCCCAATGGAATAAGATTGTCTCAGGATGAGACAGCTCAAACAAATATTAAAGTTAGTGTAAACAAATTTACAAACGATGATGATTATTATGCAGCGTGGACAAGTAATAATGGTGATTTGATGAATCTTATTGTACTTGTTAAAGGGCAAAAAATTGATAGGAATGGGAATCTTCTTTGGGGTGATAACGGGATCATAATAGGGGATAGACCAGGTGATGACATACTAAGAGAAGTTGTCGTTAGTGAAAACTTTATTCTATACCTTTGGCAGGCAGAAGCTGGTACTGGCAGTAAAATTTACGCTAAACTGTTAGACAAAAATGGAAACACCGTTTCAGGCTGGGATGCAAATGGTAATGAGGTTTGTAATGCAGCTGGGAATCAGATAAATTCTAATGTACTCGCTCTAGAAAATGATAGATTTCTAATATGGTGGGAAAATTATATATCAGGAGAAGGAAGCGATATTTTCTGCCAAATTTTTAATTCTGATGGTACTACTCAATTTGACTTGAGTGGAAAAGCGATAGCCACTGCAGATAGTGACCAGAAAAATTCTAAAGTTATCGAAAAAAATGGTAAGATTATTATTGCATGGGATGATTTTAGAATGGGTAATGTTGATGTTTATGCTAAAGCTCTTAATACTGATATAGAAAATCTATGGTCATCTGGAGAAAAAGGAGTTGTAGTACAATCTGGTGATCAAATGAATGTTACTGTTGAAGATGATGGAAATGGTTATGTTTTTTTCTATCAAAACAGTTCTGGTGATTCACCTGATTTATACATGCAAGTAATTGATTATCAAGGAAACATTCTAACTCCTACTGGTGGAGTGGTTGTTTCTGATGCTATTCGTAATCAAGAAAATCCCCAAGCGATAAATCTAAATGATAAGAATACAGTTGTTTTATTCACAGATTCTAGATCTTCTGGAAAAACAGATATCTATAGTATTTATGCTTCAAAATTTCACAATGATTTTGTTTCCATCGAAGAGAGTACGATAACTGATGACTTTTCATTGGTCTGGGCATATCCGAATCCTTTCAACCCTGAAACAAATTTAAACTTTAGTCTAAAAAATAGTGAGAAAATATCGATCGATATTTACAATTCAAACGGTCAATTCGTGAAAAATGTTTTAAAAGATAAACAATGCCAGTTATCAAATAGTGTCAGAATTGATCTTTCTGAAATGAATAGTGGATTATATTTTTATAAGATTAATTCGGAAAAAAGCTCTTTTACTGGTAAAATTGTTTTAATGAAATAG
- a CDS encoding T9SS type A sorting domain-containing protein, whose product MKLLIFLFLATLLYGQTPLPSYYHTQEEINSRFTELSNQYPDIVKVMQIGTSSTENIPIYALKLSDNAQDNEPEPGVLFVGLCHAEEVLGVEAVMAMIEDIIEKRTINPYNTWLSEIEIYFVPSINPEGHNVVTSGVDRCFRKNKRDNNNNGFFDYEVGPGNDIDGVDINRNYGFNWIHGDTLYCPDGEERYDYYRGSAPFSEGGTQAIRNLAAMKHFIFSINFHSSRTGNLSEKLFYSFEFDDDKKSVDYNYNKTLGEEVAALIDCESGIGTYEPSPSRGRNGSAHDWFYQSHGTTQFLIECGTSNLQPDSLLVVDTINRLKPGAYHLLNKCLGLNTESSMIKGIVSNSVTGEPVHAKVRVLEKDASYFEPRMTDPEHGKYFRQITPGNYNFEFSARGYETQVVNKTVNITSPTNKNISMVPKESAILNLKIQSDGLNLNGKVKILGDFPYEEIINSGIVQLDEFVGPLSFEIHVTGYTPIVYNMELSAGLNDITFDIEDAVYAYYNDFQDGFTGMTNNGFSIETVGKVICASDSPDSFYENDLHINMITDFFSLSESSKPLIELNQKYHTEHDYDLCNVYISENGNDFTLLKTFSGVSDDFELSLIDISSYAGKTICLKFAFDTDGNLDDPGWFIDYIKVYGSGYSGLNGNIPMETGLIGNYPNPFNPNTLVKYKLSKNSDVNFKVFNNSGELVRSIQFKNQKTGIHSFNFNGSDLSSGIYFYTMSTSDKLFTKKMVLIK is encoded by the coding sequence ATGAAATTATTGATATTTTTATTTTTAGCAACTCTTTTATACGGGCAGACTCCACTGCCCTCTTATTATCATACTCAAGAAGAGATAAATTCAAGATTTACTGAGCTTTCAAATCAGTATCCTGACATAGTAAAGGTTATGCAGATTGGGACATCTTCTACAGAAAATATCCCAATTTATGCTTTAAAACTATCTGATAATGCACAAGATAATGAACCTGAACCGGGTGTTCTATTTGTTGGGTTATGCCATGCAGAAGAGGTTTTAGGTGTTGAAGCAGTAATGGCTATGATCGAAGATATTATCGAAAAGAGAACGATTAATCCCTACAATACTTGGCTTTCAGAGATAGAGATCTATTTTGTACCATCAATAAATCCTGAAGGACATAATGTTGTAACTTCCGGAGTTGATCGTTGTTTTAGAAAAAACAAAAGAGATAATAATAACAATGGCTTTTTTGATTATGAAGTAGGTCCTGGTAATGATATAGATGGCGTTGACATCAATAGAAACTATGGATTTAACTGGATTCATGGAGATACGCTTTATTGCCCAGACGGAGAAGAGAGATATGACTATTATAGAGGATCTGCACCATTTTCTGAGGGTGGAACTCAAGCTATCAGAAATTTGGCGGCTATGAAGCATTTTATTTTTTCTATAAATTTTCACTCTTCAAGGACGGGGAATCTTTCAGAAAAATTGTTTTACTCTTTTGAGTTTGATGATGATAAAAAAAGTGTTGATTACAATTATAATAAAACTTTAGGTGAAGAAGTTGCAGCTCTGATTGATTGTGAAAGTGGAATTGGCACTTACGAACCTTCTCCATCAAGGGGAAGAAATGGAAGTGCTCATGATTGGTTTTATCAATCTCATGGTACTACTCAATTTTTAATTGAATGTGGAACTTCAAACTTACAGCCTGATTCTTTGCTTGTTGTAGATACAATCAACAGATTGAAACCTGGAGCTTATCATTTACTTAATAAATGTTTAGGATTGAATACAGAATCATCAATGATAAAGGGTATAGTTTCAAATTCTGTAACAGGTGAACCTGTTCATGCAAAAGTAAGAGTTCTTGAGAAAGATGCTTCTTATTTTGAACCGAGAATGACTGATCCGGAACATGGTAAGTATTTTAGGCAGATTACTCCGGGTAATTATAATTTTGAATTTTCAGCCAGAGGATATGAGACCCAGGTTGTTAATAAGACGGTAAATATTACATCTCCAACAAATAAGAATATTAGTATGGTACCAAAGGAATCTGCAATTTTAAACTTAAAAATACAAAGCGATGGTTTAAATCTAAATGGTAAAGTCAAAATTCTTGGAGATTTTCCATATGAAGAAATTATTAATTCTGGAATAGTACAGCTTGATGAGTTTGTTGGACCGTTATCTTTTGAAATTCATGTGACAGGTTATACTCCTATAGTATATAATATGGAATTGTCAGCAGGTTTGAATGATATAACTTTTGACATAGAAGATGCTGTATATGCATACTATAATGATTTTCAGGATGGTTTTACTGGAATGACAAATAATGGGTTCAGTATTGAAACAGTTGGGAAAGTGATATGTGCTTCCGACAGCCCGGATTCTTTTTACGAGAACGATCTTCATATAAATATGATTACTGATTTTTTTTCACTGAGTGAAAGTTCAAAACCGTTGATAGAGTTAAATCAAAAATATCATACTGAGCATGATTATGACCTATGTAATGTTTACATAAGTGAAAATGGAAATGATTTTACACTTCTAAAAACATTTTCTGGTGTCAGTGATGATTTTGAATTATCGCTTATAGATATTAGCTCATATGCAGGTAAAACGATTTGTCTTAAGTTTGCCTTCGATACAGATGGTAATTTAGATGATCCAGGTTGGTTTATTGACTATATCAAAGTTTATGGATCTGGTTATTCAGGTCTAAATGGTAATATTCCTATGGAAACAGGCTTGATAGGGAATTATCCAAATCCATTTAATCCGAATACTTTAGTGAAATATAAGTTGTCAAAAAATTCTGATGTTAATTTTAAAGTATTCAATAATAGTGGTGAGTTGGTAAGATCAATACAATTTAAAAATCAAAAAACAGGTATTCACTCTTTCAACTTCAATGGATCTGATCTTTCATCAGGTATATATTTCTATACGATGTCCACTTCAGATAAATTGTTTACCAAAAAAATGGTCTTAATAAAATAG